GCGATGATTGAGAATGGACAGTGGCAATCCTCTTGATGAGGCGAAAGGGATGCAACACAGACTGTGCATCGATCTTACACTACCTTGAGCACAGTCTAGCAGTTTTTACTAATCCGCCGGGTATGTCGTAATGAAGCAGGCAGGCGTTGCAGAGTGGAAATGGAGCGTCGGCCCCGATAAAGCTTCGTTTGACCGGAGGAAGGTGCCAGTGATAATGAAGAAGGAGCAGCCAGCCGATACGGGGGTGACGACCGGTCGGGACGTCCTTCCTGTTCTGCTTCATTGCCCTCCATTGAAATGCCACTTTGGTGCAGCCATTCATTAAGTCGTTTGGGATTGATTCCGAGTTGTCCGCTCAGATTACAGATATCGAGGTTTATTCTCACACAAATCCGCCTTTCCTGGAATATCGGGCTGGTAGTAGGGTTTGAAAGGGAAGCATGAATTCGAGATCGGTAAATGCTCATGTACATGTTGGCTGTGCTTGATCGGCGGAATGATCCATTATGTTAAGAAGTAGCGCGGAAGGGTCTATGTATACCTTGTAAAAACGTTTCCATGTCCGCTGTTTTAAATATTTACTATAAATTGGCTTTTAACAAGATTCTATCACTTCACATGCAACTGCGCGTCTCAATATAGTCTCAATTTTGTGAGAAAATATAGTATATTAAAAGTACCAGTATCTAGTACGGAGGACATATATGGGAAACAGTAGTGAGGCTCAATACGATAACTATGTTGGGGATGGGAAACGTTTTGTTGGTCGAGCCAAGGAACTGATGACTCTGGAGCGGTGGTTCAATCATCCGGAAGCGCCACTGACCATATTTTCAATTACGGGTATGGGAGGCATCGGTAAATCTTCCTTGCTTTCAGAGATGTTATCCGTATCTCGTGATCAAGGTGCGACGGCAATATGGATGGATGGCCGATCATGCGGCGCAACGCCTTCCGTTTTTATGGATTATTTGTCCTCTACGTTGGGGTTGGAAACACTGGATAATGACGGATATCCGCGACCACTGAGCTTGCTGAAAGACACTTCGGTCGAGAAGCGATTGGTCTTGGCAGTGGATAATTATGAAGAACTCGCACTGCTGGAAAGTTGGTTCATGGAAGTCTTCATATCCAAACTTCCGTTAAGAGGGATACTTGTCATTCTGGCATCACGCCCAGAACTGGCATCCGCCTGGCGGACACATCCCCGATTGCATCAGCGGTTTGTACAGATGCAGCTTCAACATTTTAACGTCGAAGAGATTTCGGAGTATATCTCGGTTGCGGGCTCTCTGAATCAGGGGATGGCAGGTACTATTACGAGAATGACCGATGGACATCCGCTGGGTCTGGCGCTTGCTGTGGAAGCTGCGGATCAGAGACGGAATCTTCCCCATGCCGAATGGGCTGAACTGTCGCATATGATCAGTGCCCGATTGCTGTTGGAACTGACAATTCCCCGTCTGCATCCCATGGTGGAGGTGTTAACCCTGCTTGGAACAGCAAATCAGGAATTGTTATCATCTGTACTGGATATGACTGTGACCCAAGAAGAGTACCACATGTTGAGACAGATGTCGTTTATTCGTTCCGGCCCGGATGGTCTTGCCCTGCATGACATGGGCAGGGTGCATCTGCTACGGGATTTGCGCCAACGTGAGCCGCATCGGTTGCAGACGATGCGTATCCAAATCGCGAAGTTGCTGAAACCGCTACATGAACAGGCAGGTTCGCATGAGCGCCGCCAGATTGCCCGGAAGATGTTGTTGCTCTGTCAGGAATCCATGCTTCAATTCCGCAAGTACGCGGATGTGTCCCGCGATTCCTTGTTCTCCCCTCTTGAAACGATGAAACAAGAGGATCTGCCTTCGCTGCACAGGCTGTTACAACAATGGTGTGAGTACAGCGTGGCACCAGATCAGGCCGTGTTCTATGGCCCGTTCCTGGATGAGCTGGCGCACCGTTATCCCGAAGGGATCGTATTGATGCGTGACCAGCTTGGAGAGCCGATCGCCATGTTCATTACAGTGCTAGTACATAGGGAAAGTAGCGGGCTGTTACTGAAGTATTTTCCAAATGAGATGAATGAATGCTTCACACCACAGGAGCTTGGCAATGATCCGGATCAGAGTGATACTCACTTTGCTTTGCTGGCTGCGGCAAGAGATGACGTGCCTGGTTACACACGAGAAGAACTGGTGGGGTATATGGCACTGGACCGACTGTCTCTGTTGGGTGATGGTGCGAGAGTGATATTGATTGCAACGAATCCTCATCTGAAGTTGTTCCTGCTGAGTATTGGCTTTCAGATGCGGAGAACCCGAACCCGTGCTTGTGACAGATATGAGGACCCGGCAGATGTGCTTGATTTGGATTTGCGTAGTGGGCAATTCGGAGCGTGGGTTATGTCCCTGCTTGATCCTGAATGGCAAGATGATCGGATACAGCTAGGAACAACGGTGCGGGAGCGGACATCCTGGTCGGAACAGGAGGTTCGCAAGATGCTGGGGCACCTTCGTTCTCCGGGAGAATTGCATAAATATGCTGGCAGGGTTAGAGGAGTAAAGGATGGAATCCAGTTACAGCTGTATGTCATGGATCTGTTGGAAGGCAGAGTGCATGGCCTATCTCCACAGGATCAGATGTTGTTATATGCGGCCTACTGGACGCATGCTGGCAATCCAACTGCCGCAGCCCAGACGTGTTCCATGAGTCGGGCGACATTTTATCGCCATCTCAGAACAGCGCTGACTCGCTTGGCGCGGATTTTGTAGGGTTCTATTCATTCATCATACCGATAATAACGACAAGAAGAGGCTGGTCATAGACCAAGCCTCTTCATGCGATTATAGAGCGTTGCCCTGGAGATGCCAAGCTGCTTGGCGAGGGTTCGTTTGTTACCACTTGATGCTTTCAGATATTGAATTAGAAGTTGCGCTTCATAGGTGTCCAATTTTTGCTGGTAGGTAACACCGGAGACAAGTTCGGAATCATCCGAGGGATCTGATTCGTCCACATTTGCAACTGTTCGAGGTTCTTGTTCTGCTCCCGCCGAATCCTGACGTTGCTGATATTCGTTGTTGGCATGTGAATGGATTCCGGATGTCAGTTGAATTTCGGACTGTTCTTGCATGGTGAGGGAAGTGAGGGTATCGGGCAGATATTCCTGCTTCACCTCACCATCTGTCGTCAGAATGGTCAGGCGTTCGATCACATTTCGTAATTCACGCACATTGCCTGGCCAATCATATTGGAACAGCAACTTGAACACTTCAGGTGGAACCAACTCAATATGACGGTTATAGAGCAATGAGAATTCTTGAAGGAACGTCTGGGTTAATTCATATATATCTTCCTTGCGCATACGCAGAGGAGGGATGACAAGGTTAATGACATTCAGCCGATAGTAGAGATCTTCTCGGAATTGATTACGGGCAATCATACTCATTAGATTTTGGTTGGTTGCTGCGATAATCCGGCAGTTGGCCTGTTTCATACGCGTTCCCCCCACAGGAAAGTAACTCTTCTCCTGCAACACCCGAAGCAGTTTCACTTGTAATTCCAATGGCATCTCACCGATTTCATCCAGAAAAAGAGTACCCCCTTCGGCAAGCTCAATCTTGCCCTTTTTGCCTTTGGGATCTGCTCCGGAGAAGGCACCTTTTTCGTAGCCGAATAACTCACTTTCAAACAAGGAAGCAGGGATTGCCCCACAGTTAATAGCGATGAACGGTGCAGTCTGCAATTCACGTAGATCATGAATGGCTTTGGCGAATAACTCCTTGCCTGTGCCGCTCTCCCCAAGAATAAGTACGGTTGCTGAGGTGGTACTGATCTTGCGAATGGTCTCCATGCACTGCTTGATGACCGGGCTGCTGCCCTTGATTCTGGCAAATGGATCTAATTCGGGACGTAGCCGAGCAACGGCTTTCTCCAGGTGCTGGACTTTGGAGGTCATATGTAATAGTTCCTGATGTAATCGGATTTCGGTTGTTATATCCACTTCGGCAGCAACTGCACCCACAATATGTCCATCCAGTTGGACAGGACGAGCATTAATCAGGGCGAAGAGGTCGGGCCGTGGCTGATGCTGTTTGCGGTAGACCGTTTCACCGGTATACAACGTTTTGAGAGACTGTAGCCGATCTGGAGGGAAAAAGTCCGCCGCAGGTTGTCCGATGATGTCTTTTTTGCTGATCGAAAAAACATGCTCCGCGCCAGTTGTCCAGTAGGCCACCTTGGCGTCTTCATTAATTAATGTCAGAGCTGAACCCGCTGTCTCCAGTGTGGTCTCAAAATAAGCTTCTATTAAGCGATGCGCATGCATCATGGCATGCAAAACATCGGATACGGCGATATATCCCAATAGGGGTCCATCATCCTGAATGAATAAATAAGAAGATGTGTCGAATAAGCAGAAGGCATCTACCAACGATGTTGATGACGGAATGGTAAGTGTGGGGAGGTCTGTATCCAGAACATCCATATCCGTACGCAATAAAGACATTAATTCTGGAAGTAAATGTTTCATCGATATCACCTCAGTTAGAACATAACTTTTGAAAACGACTTCTTTTACATGAGTTACTTACTAGTGATCTACATATGAAATGACTGGAGAATGATGGTTACCCATATTATAACTTTCCAAATGAGGTGTGTATATATTTTTTGACATGAAGCATACATGTTGTCGGCACAGAAGAGATAAATGTTGAATTTCCACTTCTTTTATTTCCTTTTACTATTATTTTAAGGAATTAATACTAATTTGTATGGGCCATTCAGTAATTTAAGTAAGGGTTGAGTTATTAAAAATGACATTTGAGTTACCTGATTAAACTGTTATTTCTCGATCTGCTACACGGGCAGTTGAAGTGATTATTCATATAGAACATGAATTGTCCACACCATTAAGAAACTTCTGAATAATGCTATATGAAGGCAATCCGCATGAAGAAGAACCAAAGGAGGGTAATGAAATGGCTATTCTATCAACTGGGCCCATTGAGAATAATATTTCAGGGATAACAGGGATCCGACCGACTCAATCCGTTACGGTCAAAATCGATAACCGGAATGCGACAGATGTGTTCACAGTACTTCTTTTGGGCTATTACCTTAATGGAGTCAGAACATTATATGTGGAAGAACTGCTCAATGTATCACCTAATCAGGTCATAACCAAAGATTATGATGGGAATTTTGATGCTTTTGAGTTTGTATTTTCAACCTCAGACACGGCTGCTCCAGAAGCACAAATATCCGTATGGGGCAAAGATGCCGCAGACGAATTAGTCGCGGCTCACCGATTGGTATCCCAAGAGTTATTGGGAGAAACGCCGAGCACAACAGGCGTCACAGGAGCCACAGGAGTCACTGGAGCAACAGGCGTCACGGGAGTTACAGGTGTGACAGGGGGCACCGGAGTTACTGGAGTGACAGGAGCGACGGGCATTACGGGAGTAACAGGGGGCACCGGGGCTACTGGAGTGACAGGTGCCACGGGCATTTCTGGAGTAACGGGAAGCACCGGGGCTACTGGCGTAACAGGTGTCACCGGGGTTACAGGAGTAACGGGAGGTACCGGAGCTACCGGGATAACAGGAGCCACGGGCGTTACGGGAGTAACGGGAAGCACCGGGGCCACCGGAATAACAGGAGCCACGGGCGTTACGGGAGTAACGGGAAGCACCGGGGCCACCGGAGTGACAGGAGCGACGGGCATTACGGGAGCAACGGGAAGCACCGGAGCTACTGGCGTAACAGGAGCCACGGGCGTTACGGGAGCAACGGGAAGCACCGGAGCTACTGGCATAACAGGAGCCACGGGCGTTACGGGAGCAACGGGAAGCACCGGAGCTACTGGCGTGACAGGAGCCACTGGCGTTACGGGAGTAACAGGAAGCACTGGAGTTACCGGAGTGACAGGAGCCACGGGCATTACGGGAGTAACAGGAGCAACGGGGGTTACGGGAACTACGGGTGTGACAGGGTCCACTGGAGCAACCGGTACAGCAGGGCAAGGGTTGTCCTCGTACGCCTATATTTTTAATACTTCAGCCCAGACTGTAGCTACCGAAACAGACATAACCTTTGATAGCAACCAAAATCTCAATAATATTACTCACACGCCCAATACCGCTGCGATTATTATTGGTAATGCTGGGGACTATGCGGTGTTCTTTATCGTTGCAGGTGTGCAGGCAAACCAATTCACCCTTTATCAAAACGGAGCCCCTGTAGGTGGCAGTGTATATGGTTCAGGAGCTGGCACTCAACCGAATCCAGGCATGGTCATTATTACCGCTGCTCCCGGTGATGTGCTGACATTACGGAATCATTCCAGTGCATCAGCAGTTGATCTGCAAACTCTGGCAGGCGGAACACAGATCAATGCCAATGCCTCTATTCTTATTCAACAATTGAGCAGCTAACTCAAGCTTGAGCTTTGAAGAAGAATGGGAATCGAGCTACACGATGGGAGGATTTAAAGTCAAATTACAAAGGGGGTTACTGAATGGCCATATTATCAACTGGGCCTATTGAAAATAATATTTCAGGTGTAACAGGCACCCGCCCCACTCAATTTATTACTGTTAAGATTGATAACCGGAATTTGACTGATGTGTATAGTGTACTTCTGTCAGGGTACTTCTTAGATGGAGTTCGGACGTTATATGTTGAAGAGTTATTTAATGTATTGCCTAATCAGGTCGTAACCAAAGACTTTGTGGCTAATTTTGATGCGTTCGAGTTTATATTTTCTACTGCAGACACAGCTGCTCCAGAAGCACAAATTTCGGTGTGGGGCAAAGATGCCGAAGGTGAGTTGGTGACGGCTCATCGGTTGGTGTCGCAGGAGTTGCTGGGTGAATCTCTGGGTATAACAGGTGTTACGGGAGCCACAGGAAATACGGGTGCAACAGGAGCCACGGGAGCTACCGGAGTTACCGGAGTTACCGGAGTTACCGGAGCTACAGGAGCAACAGGTGTTACTGGAAGTACCGGCATTACCGGATCAACAGGAGCCACGGGCGTTACTGGAAGTACCGGGGTAACCGGGGCGACAGGACTGACAGGAGCTACCGGGATTACCGGAGCGACAGGAGCCACGGGCGTTACTGGAAGTACCGGAGTAACCGGAGCGACAGGACTGACAGGAGCTACCGGCATTACCGGAGCAACAGGAGCCACGGGCGTTACTGGAAGTACCGGGGTAACCGGGGCGACAGGACTGACAGGAGCTACCGGGATTACTGGAGCAACAGGAGCAACGGGTGTTACTGGAAGTACCGGTGCCACAGGAAGCACTGGAGTTACTGGAGCAACTGGTGTAACCATACCTACTTCCGTGAATCTAATTTACGTAGCTAATTCTGGAAGTAATAATGTCAGTGTGATTAACGGAAATACCAATGCCATTGTGACCACGATCCCCGTAGGCAGCGAGCCTCAGTTTATAGCAGTGAATTCAAACACCAACCTCATTTATGTGACTAATTTTGGGGACGATACGGTTTCGGTCATTGACGGAAATACCAACACTATTGTCACAACTATTCCGGTAGGTGTTCAGCCAGAGGGGATAGCTGTGAATCTAAACACGAACCTGATTTATGTTAATAATTTTAGCGACAATACAGTTTCCGTCATTAACGGAAATACGAATACGGTTGTTGCAACCATTCCAGTGGGCACTGAACCATTCGGTGTGGCGGTTAATCCAATCACAAACTTCATCTATGTTACTAATGTAGGGGACGGCACAGTTTCTGTCATTGATGGAGATACCAATATCGTTGTAGATACTGTTAATGTAGGCGCACAGCCATTGGGAGTAGCAGTGAATTTAACAGATAACAGGATTTATGTGGTAAATAACGGTGATAACACCGTCTCGGTTATTAGTGGATTTTCCGATAACATTATAGCTACTATTCCGGTGGGAACAGGGCCATTTGGAGTGGGGGTAAATTCAAACACTAACCTTGTCTATGTGTCAAACAACAACGATAATACTGTTTCTGTCATTGACGGAAGTGGCAATACTGTTGTTACTACCATCCCGGTGGGATCTGCACCATCCGGTATCGGCGTGAACCCTTTAACCAATGGAGTTTACGTTGCGAACAATACGGGTGGCAATATCTCTGTAATTGATGGAAATAGCAATACCGTTTCAGACACAATTACCGTAAACTCCGGACCATTGGGTATAGGGATAAATCCGTAATGAGCTTGTAATTTTGATTAATAAATGAGTGTGTCCAGAAAAATAGACATTTAAAATTGGGGTTGCTAATTTTTTAGACATTAAGAGAAGAAACGGAAAGTTAGATACTCTTGTAAAGTGTTCCTACAGAAAAAACCATGTGCCCAGAAAGAAAGAGGCAACATGGTTTTCTTTTGTCTTTTTTCATATATATATTGATCCAGCTGGAAAATAACTATCGGAACATATTCTTAACGACCATCCAGAGATTAGCCGGTTTTTCGGCCAAACGGCGGGTATAGTACGGATACCACATGGTGCCATAAGGTACGTAACAGCGAATGCGATAGCCTTCTTTGGCGAGACGTTCCTGTTCGCTCATGCGCAGACCATATAACATCTGAAATTCAAAGGCATCCAGAGAGATTCCCCGATCCTTGGCGTATTGTTTTGTCCAGTTAATGATGTGATCATCATGCGAGGCAACCGCAGTGTACACACCCTGATCGAGGTGATTACGAATCATCGTTTTGAATTGATGAATGACTTCAGAAGTATTCTGATAGGCGACTGATCCGGGTTCTTTGTAAGCACCTTTAACCAGCCGAAGCCGAATGCCTTCCCGAATCATATCACGTGTATCTTCTTCGGTGCGATGCAGGTAGGCTTGCAATACTGTGCCTGTATTATGCAGTCCTTCCGAGTGCAGTCTTCGGACAATATCCAGCGTTGCTTGAGTAAATGGACTATCCTCCATATCAATTCGAACAAATAGATCATGTAATTTGGCTTGTGCGGCAACGGTACGGATATTTCGATAACCCTCTTCCGGGTCAAGTGCGAGGCCCATCTGGGTTGGTTTCAGCGAGACGTTGG
This Paenibacillus xylanexedens DNA region includes the following protein-coding sequences:
- a CDS encoding sigma-54 interaction domain-containing protein; translation: MKHLLPELMSLLRTDMDVLDTDLPTLTIPSSTSLVDAFCLFDTSSYLFIQDDGPLLGYIAVSDVLHAMMHAHRLIEAYFETTLETAGSALTLINEDAKVAYWTTGAEHVFSISKKDIIGQPAADFFPPDRLQSLKTLYTGETVYRKQHQPRPDLFALINARPVQLDGHIVGAVAAEVDITTEIRLHQELLHMTSKVQHLEKAVARLRPELDPFARIKGSSPVIKQCMETIRKISTTSATVLILGESGTGKELFAKAIHDLRELQTAPFIAINCGAIPASLFESELFGYEKGAFSGADPKGKKGKIELAEGGTLFLDEIGEMPLELQVKLLRVLQEKSYFPVGGTRMKQANCRIIAATNQNLMSMIARNQFREDLYYRLNVINLVIPPLRMRKEDIYELTQTFLQEFSLLYNRHIELVPPEVFKLLFQYDWPGNVRELRNVIERLTILTTDGEVKQEYLPDTLTSLTMQEQSEIQLTSGIHSHANNEYQQRQDSAGAEQEPRTVANVDESDPSDDSELVSGVTYQQKLDTYEAQLLIQYLKASSGNKRTLAKQLGISRATLYNRMKRLGL
- a CDS encoding collagen-like protein; translated protein: MAILSTGPIENNISGITGIRPTQSVTVKIDNRNATDVFTVLLLGYYLNGVRTLYVEELLNVSPNQVITKDYDGNFDAFEFVFSTSDTAAPEAQISVWGKDAADELVAAHRLVSQELLGETPSTTGVTGATGVTGATGVTGVTGVTGGTGVTGVTGATGITGVTGGTGATGVTGATGISGVTGSTGATGVTGVTGVTGVTGGTGATGITGATGVTGVTGSTGATGITGATGVTGVTGSTGATGVTGATGITGATGSTGATGVTGATGVTGATGSTGATGITGATGVTGATGSTGATGVTGATGVTGVTGSTGVTGVTGATGITGVTGATGVTGTTGVTGSTGATGTAGQGLSSYAYIFNTSAQTVATETDITFDSNQNLNNITHTPNTAAIIIGNAGDYAVFFIVAGVQANQFTLYQNGAPVGGSVYGSGAGTQPNPGMVIITAAPGDVLTLRNHSSASAVDLQTLAGGTQINANASILIQQLSS
- a CDS encoding YVTN family beta-propeller repeat-containing protein, which codes for MAILSTGPIENNISGVTGTRPTQFITVKIDNRNLTDVYSVLLSGYFLDGVRTLYVEELFNVLPNQVVTKDFVANFDAFEFIFSTADTAAPEAQISVWGKDAEGELVTAHRLVSQELLGESLGITGVTGATGNTGATGATGATGVTGVTGVTGATGATGVTGSTGITGSTGATGVTGSTGVTGATGLTGATGITGATGATGVTGSTGVTGATGLTGATGITGATGATGVTGSTGVTGATGLTGATGITGATGATGVTGSTGATGSTGVTGATGVTIPTSVNLIYVANSGSNNVSVINGNTNAIVTTIPVGSEPQFIAVNSNTNLIYVTNFGDDTVSVIDGNTNTIVTTIPVGVQPEGIAVNLNTNLIYVNNFSDNTVSVINGNTNTVVATIPVGTEPFGVAVNPITNFIYVTNVGDGTVSVIDGDTNIVVDTVNVGAQPLGVAVNLTDNRIYVVNNGDNTVSVISGFSDNIIATIPVGTGPFGVGVNSNTNLVYVSNNNDNTVSVIDGSGNTVVTTIPVGSAPSGIGVNPLTNGVYVANNTGGNISVIDGNSNTVSDTITVNSGPLGIGINP
- a CDS encoding proline dehydrogenase family protein, with the protein product MSVGTEIYRKTLLTVAGNKAVENLSIRYGKKLAGKFIAGNTLEEALKEIHILNNKGIMATLDHLGEGITRLSEAALYRDEYVRLVEGIAREGVDSNVSLKPTQMGLALDPEEGYRNIRTVAAQAKLHDLFVRIDMEDSPFTQATLDIVRRLHSEGLHNTGTVLQAYLHRTEEDTRDMIREGIRLRLVKGAYKEPGSVAYQNTSEVIHQFKTMIRNHLDQGVYTAVASHDDHIINWTKQYAKDRGISLDAFEFQMLYGLRMSEQERLAKEGYRIRCYVPYGTMWYPYYTRRLAEKPANLWMVVKNMFR